From a single Trueperaceae bacterium genomic region:
- a CDS encoding sulfotransferase domain-containing protein translates to MRGRLNRVARRLDRPLRTITSGARMLPSVLLIGSQKAGSTSLYRYILEHPRMLPPARKEIGFFDIYFAEGLDWYRSRFPLERPWPAATLEASTGYFDYPHAPRHIAQTLPDVRLILLVRDPVERAFSHYLHTVRMGHEPLGFEDALAAEETRTGALLARMEEDPSFYAREINYYSYLRRGRYAEHLEGWYRYFPRERLLVLQTEELAANPEGVLEKVWEFLGVPPHRPKRFERHNSAPQGKRAGMAPATRKRLEEYFAPHNRRLEQLLDLQLGWGQGASVQPEFERG, encoded by the coding sequence GTGAGGGGGCGCCTGAACCGCGTCGCTCGGCGCCTGGACCGACCGCTCAGGACGATCACCAGTGGGGCGCGGATGCTCCCCTCGGTCCTGCTGATCGGCTCCCAGAAGGCGGGCTCCACCAGCCTCTACCGCTACATCCTGGAGCACCCGCGCATGCTCCCGCCGGCACGCAAGGAGATAGGCTTCTTCGACATCTACTTCGCGGAGGGCCTCGACTGGTACCGTTCACGCTTTCCCCTCGAACGTCCCTGGCCGGCCGCCACCCTCGAGGCGAGCACCGGCTACTTCGACTACCCTCACGCGCCACGGCACATCGCCCAGACGCTGCCCGACGTCCGCCTGATCCTCCTGGTTCGCGACCCGGTCGAGCGCGCCTTCTCGCACTACCTCCACACCGTGAGGATGGGGCACGAACCACTGGGTTTCGAGGATGCGCTCGCGGCCGAGGAGACGCGAACCGGCGCCCTACTGGCGCGGATGGAGGAGGATCCGAGCTTCTACGCTCGCGAGATCAACTACTACAGCTACCTGCGCAGAGGACGATACGCGGAGCACCTCGAAGGCTGGTACCGCTACTTCCCTCGGGAACGACTGCTGGTGCTGCAGACCGAGGAGCTCGCCGCCAACCCGGAGGGCGTCCTCGAGAAGGTCTGGGAGTTCCTCGGCGTCCCACCGCATAGGCCCAAGCGCTTCGAGCGGCACAATTCGGCGCCTCAGGGCAAGCGCGCGGGGATGGCTCCGGCTACCAGGAAGCGACTCGAGGAGTACTTCGCGCCGCACAACAGGCGCCTGGAGCAGCTGCTGGACCTGCAGCTCGGCTGGGGCCAAGGGGCCTCGGTCCAGCCGGAGTTCGAGCGCGGTTAG
- a CDS encoding GMC family oxidoreductase, whose translation MLNSADEVPSGATLRDDVCIIGGGVAGLTLAAALSAAGRSVTLLECGGNDDEAARQDLSEGESVGQPYDQLASGRYRRLGGSSHLWNIDLGEGEVGPRLQPLRPLDFEAREPLRECGWPFDFREIEPYYRKAYEFLRLGTFPDDVGRWVDEHHPLLPLDRAVVETTLFRFLPRERFTGELPEELSASPSVRVLLHATVKELVARPGSAEVEAARVIVSRGHEFEVRARTFVLAAGTLENARLLLVSRSAQPTGLGNQHDLVGRYFMEHPHFCAGWMLPRDPALLGRLGLYRLHRNAGRPVMAKLRLSEGALRSEALLDFCVGLKPMWRAVPTRSVKALTSLKGSGRPNRIKELPVALWEAAADLPGIVRYAGQRLKERTGRPLQPNVVKLNAMTEQAPGRDSRMTLSENRDALGQQRVRLEWRLSRQDEESVRRATAILDEELRKSGLGRVVANEEPFDGVSGGWHHMGTTRMHTDPRKGVVDAHGRVHASPNLYLAGSSVFPTGGFANPTLTIVALALRLADHLVRRPAAVQLAPAETK comes from the coding sequence GTGCTCAATTCAGCCGACGAGGTCCCGAGCGGAGCGACGCTGCGGGACGACGTCTGCATTATAGGCGGAGGAGTAGCGGGCCTGACGCTGGCAGCGGCGCTTTCAGCTGCCGGCCGGTCGGTAACCCTCCTCGAGTGCGGCGGCAACGACGATGAGGCAGCGAGACAGGACCTGAGCGAGGGTGAGAGCGTCGGTCAGCCGTACGATCAGCTCGCCAGCGGTCGCTACCGCCGCCTGGGGGGCTCGAGTCACCTGTGGAACATCGACCTGGGAGAGGGCGAAGTGGGCCCGCGGCTTCAACCGTTGAGGCCCCTCGACTTCGAAGCCCGGGAGCCGCTGCGCGAATGCGGCTGGCCGTTCGACTTCCGGGAGATCGAACCGTACTACCGGAAGGCCTACGAGTTCCTCAGACTCGGAACCTTCCCCGACGACGTCGGCCGCTGGGTTGATGAGCACCACCCGCTGCTGCCGCTGGATCGCGCGGTCGTGGAGACCACCCTGTTCCGCTTCCTGCCCCGAGAACGATTCACCGGTGAGCTCCCGGAAGAGCTCTCGGCCTCACCGTCGGTCCGGGTCCTCCTCCACGCCACGGTCAAGGAACTCGTCGCTCGACCGGGCAGCGCCGAGGTCGAGGCCGCGCGCGTGATCGTGAGCCGAGGGCACGAGTTCGAGGTACGTGCCCGCACCTTCGTGCTGGCGGCCGGCACGCTCGAGAACGCCCGGCTCCTGCTGGTGTCCCGCTCCGCTCAGCCGACCGGCCTGGGGAACCAGCACGACCTCGTCGGCCGCTACTTCATGGAGCACCCTCACTTCTGCGCAGGATGGATGCTCCCCCGCGACCCGGCGCTGCTGGGGCGCCTCGGCCTCTACCGCCTGCACCGTAACGCCGGGCGGCCGGTGATGGCGAAACTGCGGTTGAGCGAGGGGGCACTGAGGAGTGAGGCGCTGCTCGACTTCTGCGTCGGCTTGAAGCCGATGTGGCGGGCCGTCCCGACGAGGTCGGTCAAAGCACTGACCTCCCTGAAGGGGAGCGGCAGACCGAACCGGATCAAGGAACTACCGGTGGCCTTGTGGGAAGCCGCGGCCGACCTGCCGGGCATCGTTCGCTACGCGGGTCAGCGGCTGAAGGAGCGAACCGGTAGGCCACTGCAGCCGAACGTCGTGAAGCTGAACGCCATGACCGAGCAAGCGCCAGGCCGCGACAGCCGGATGACGCTCTCGGAGAACCGCGACGCTCTCGGGCAACAACGGGTACGCCTCGAGTGGAGGCTGAGCCGGCAGGACGAAGAGAGCGTCCGCCGTGCGACGGCGATCCTCGATGAGGAGCTGCGCAAGAGCGGCCTGGGCCGCGTCGTGGCGAACGAGGAACCTTTCGACGGCGTCTCCGGAGGCTGGCACCACATGGGAACCACGCGGATGCACACCGACCCTCGCAAGGGAGTGGTCGACGCCCACGGAAGAGTGCACGCCAGTCCCAACCTCTACCTTGCCGGCTCCTCGGTCTTCCCCACCGGCGGCTTCGCCAACCCGACGCTCACGATCGTTGCCCTGGCGCTGCGGCTGGCCGACCATCTGGTGCGGCGGCCGGCAGCGGTGCAACTCGCCCCGGCGGAGACGAAGTGA
- a CDS encoding glycosyltransferase family 2 protein has product MPGRKLTIAIPTFNRARLLDEQLCWLARAIKGYESECELLICDNASTDDTADVIERHVEQLGGGDLAVRHVVQPRNVGAIRNIIYCISNAGGEYVWTVSDDDEIDEDAVGKVLELIDANSNLALILLNFSTRHHRTGKRKFRRCFENECDENVENGALLFEKYLAERQPSRWGGLALTTAVVYRSRDAREALSRWPDASKNLTMQLFISGYCARNGRMAVTHQPMLEMIGGRHFFESDVELYTRFRFAQVPEAFVKLIEIGYSATLLRRKILEVRHEVRWRFVLKMLLRRPRLIAVTARRYLASLMAAERLARRETLRRPQAPLVTSTK; this is encoded by the coding sequence GTGCCTGGAAGAAAACTGACGATCGCAATTCCAACGTTCAATCGAGCTCGCCTGCTCGACGAGCAGCTGTGCTGGCTCGCTCGGGCCATCAAGGGTTACGAATCCGAGTGCGAACTACTCATCTGTGACAACGCCTCGACCGACGACACGGCTGACGTGATCGAACGGCATGTCGAACAGCTCGGTGGCGGCGACCTCGCAGTGAGGCACGTCGTCCAGCCGCGGAATGTCGGAGCCATCCGCAACATCATCTACTGCATCAGCAACGCCGGCGGGGAGTACGTCTGGACCGTAAGCGACGACGATGAGATCGACGAGGATGCGGTCGGGAAGGTGCTCGAACTCATCGATGCCAACTCCAACCTGGCGTTGATACTGCTGAACTTCTCGACCAGGCACCACCGAACCGGTAAACGCAAGTTCAGGCGCTGCTTCGAGAACGAGTGTGATGAGAACGTCGAGAACGGCGCTCTGCTGTTCGAGAAGTACCTCGCCGAGCGGCAGCCCTCGCGCTGGGGCGGCCTGGCGCTCACCACCGCCGTGGTCTACCGGAGCCGCGATGCGCGCGAAGCGCTGTCGAGGTGGCCGGATGCCTCCAAGAACCTTACGATGCAGCTTTTCATCAGTGGCTACTGCGCTCGCAACGGCAGGATGGCGGTGACTCACCAGCCCATGCTCGAGATGATCGGCGGCAGGCACTTCTTCGAATCGGACGTGGAACTCTACACCCGCTTCCGCTTCGCTCAGGTCCCCGAGGCGTTCGTCAAGCTCATCGAGATCGGCTACTCGGCAACGCTGCTGCGGCGCAAGATCCTCGAGGTACGCCATGAGGTGAGGTGGCGTTTCGTACTGAAGATGCTCCTTCGCAGGCCGCGACTGATCGCCGTGACCGCCAGGCGCTATCTGGCCAGCCTGATGGCGGCCGAGAGGTTGGCGCGACGGGAAACGCTCAGACGTCCTCAGGCGCCGCTGGTGACCAGTACCAAGTAG